The Sabethes cyaneus chromosome 3, idSabCyanKW18_F2, whole genome shotgun sequence DNA window CTGGATCTCAAACGTTTTCCGCCGGTGGCGGTCATGGAGGCCTTGGAGGTCACACCGGTGGCGGTCACGGTGGATCAGGAAGCCACACCGGTTCAGGTGCTAATGCCGGATCACAAACATTTTCCGCTGGTGGCGGCCAGGGAGGTTTCGGCGGTGGATTGTCAGCGGGAGGCGGTCACGGCGGATTAGGCGGCCACACTGGCTcaggtgctggtgctggtgctggatCACAAACGTTTTCCGCCGGTGGCGGTCATGGAGGCCTTGGAGGTCACTCCGGTGGCGGTCACGGTGGATCAGGAGGCCACACCGGTTCAGGTGCTAATGCCGGATCGCAAACATTTTCCGCCGGTGGCGGCCAGGGAGGTTTTGGCGGTGGATTCTCAGCGGGAGGCGGTCACGGTGGATTGGGAGGCCACACTGGATCAGGCTCTAATGCGGGATCACAAACATTTTCCGCGGGTGGTGGCCACGGAGGTCATGGAGGAGGTCACTCGGGATCGGGTTCTGCTGCTGGATCGCAATCATTTTCCGCGGGTGGAGGTCAAGGCGGTCATGGAGGTTCAGTTGGACATTTAGGCGAGAGTGGACATGGAGTCGGAATCGGTTCAGCTAGTGGAGCCGGAGCCGGAGCTCAATCGTTTGGATCTGAACATGGGGGGCACGGAGGACATGGTAGTCATGGAAGTTCCGGTAGCGGCGCTCAAGCTGGATCGCAATCATTCTCTGCCGGTGCACAGGGTGGTCACGGCGGTTACGGCGGTCATGGTGGTCAAGGGCTTCACGGTGGCTCCGTTCCATCCTCGTTTGGTCCCGGTGGACATAAAACCGAATATTCAAAGCACGGTGACGGATTCGGGGTTCGGATAAGCACGGATGAGTCAGCCGATGGCAGTGCTAAGAAGTCAGAATCCGAATCTTGGGTGTGGAAGAACTAAAAGCGACGAATGAAATATAAGATACATTTCATACAAACATGACTTTCAATTCTAGTACCGTGCTTTTCCATTGAAATCCTTACGTATATGGGCGAATCACACCgaagtttgttttttattctGACCTTTTTCGCATCGCATCATCGCGCGCAGAAGAAACATGATAAGCGTTGGTTTGTTTTGTGTAGGTATTTACACTTCGCTTGCGAGAGCCGGTCAATCACAAATGTTCGGttcggtttttttttcagttagGTCAGTAATAAAAATATAAGAGAAACCTGCTTATAAGGCAACGCAATGGATTGAGACAATTCAATAGCTCCTTTCGGATTGGCGAAGCTAGTTTCGcagacgacgaaaagatagAGAATGAGACACCTGGAACTAATCGGCTTAATAACCGTCATCGGTTTCGCGAGTGGTGAGTAACTCCTTTTAAATGATGGCCGCTATCGGACCATCTAAATTCAAATGCTTGAGTGTATCAAA harbors:
- the LOC128742080 gene encoding uncharacterized protein LOC128742080, encoding MKLFCCVLLTVAVACASGNVVPSSRHRRGSGGSGSGSAASAGAQSASSGGGFGGSHSGSNAAANAQSFGFGFPQQPGFPQFGQQFGHMPQFGQFPQFGGHGFAGSGSSASSGSFSESGHGGAKSGSQSGSQTFSMSGGGGGGHGHGGQSGSGSSAGSQSFSAGGGHGGHTGSGSGSNAASQTFAAGEGHGGHGGHLGSGSGAGAGSQTFSAGGGQGGFGGGLSAGGGHGGLGGHTGSGAASGAGSQTFSAGGGHGGLGGHTGGGHGGSGSHTGSGANAGSQTFSAGGGQGGFGGGLSAGGGHGGLGGHTGSGAGAGAGSQTFSAGGGHGGLGGHSGGGHGGSGGHTGSGANAGSQTFSAGGGQGGFGGGFSAGGGHGGLGGHTGSGSNAGSQTFSAGGGHGGHGGGHSGSGSAAGSQSFSAGGGQGGHGGSVGHLGESGHGVGIGSASGAGAGAQSFGSEHGGHGGHGSHGSSGSGAQAGSQSFSAGAQGGHGGYGGHGGQGLHGGSVPSSFGPGGHKTEYSKHGDGFGVRISTDESADGSAKKSESESWVWKN